A genomic stretch from Schistosoma mansoni, WGS project CABG00000000 data, chromosome 4 unplaced supercontig 0032, strain Puerto Rico, whole genome shotgun sequence includes:
- a CDS encoding XP_018645657.1 — MKFQVTRLFEIVCNDLRKPTKACLAYVLMPELAITHTLRATKSKMGIINYRFYKTIQRKFVSQTKYVYRCSVFTAPKCNVTREPNNTWHECCEPDFLTRYKRYSK; from the coding sequence ATGAAATTTCAGGTGACTAGATTGTTTGAGATCGTATGTAATGATCTTCGGAAACCAACCAAAGCATGTCTAGCTTACGTGCTAATGCCGGAACTGGCAATTACACATACCTTACGAGCGACTAAAAGTAAAATGGGTATCATTAATTACAGATTCTACAAGACGATTCAACGTAAGTTCGTATCACAGACTAAATATGTTTATAGGTGTTCTGTGTTTACGGCTCCTAAGTGCAACGTGACGAGAGAACCAAATAACACATGGCATGAATGTTGCGAGCCAGACTTTCTTACACGATACAAGAGATATAGTAAATAA